Proteins from a single region of Lampris incognitus isolate fLamInc1 chromosome 16, fLamInc1.hap2, whole genome shotgun sequence:
- the olig4 gene encoding oligodendrocyte transcription factor 4 — MDSDAGSNCSRSSSPDLVVDDSVRGFFSNKMFQTYCQEQRADREAAQGTTELCVGVGKTKNRSDLTKDEMQDLRLKVNSRERKRMHDLNQAMDGLREVMPYAQGPSVRKLSKISTLLLARNYILMLSSSLEEMKKLVGDVYGGSAAAQSRSTAHPRISPPAPPAHLPLHPLAHSLVGGTASTIQHHSTSPAPAPHSPPSAGFLGFHAPVQGLLKDPIHLTSAYRHFPGMPCPCSLCQPLPTPTSTLHSLSMNK; from the coding sequence ATGGATTCTGATGCTGGCTCCAACTGCAGTCGCTCCTCGTCTCCTGACCTGGTGGTGGATGACTCTGTCAGAGGCTTTTTCTCCAACAAGATGTTCCAGACATACTGCCAAGAACAGAGGGCAGACAGGGAGGCAGCCCAGGGCACCACTGAGCTCTGCGTAGGGGTCGGGAAGACCAAGAACAGGTCTGACCTCACCAAGGATGAGATGCAGGACCTGAGACTGAAAGTTAACAGCCGGGAGAGGAAGAGGATGCATGATTTGAACCAGGCTATGGATGGCCTGAGAGAGGTCATGCCCTATGCCCAGGGACCCTCCGTCCGTAAGCTGTCAAAAATCTCCACCCTGCTGCTGGCCCGAAACTACATTCTCATGCTGTCCAGCTCTCTGGAGGAAATGAAGAAATTGGTGGGGGATGTATATGGAGGCAGTGCCGCCGCACAGAGCCGTTCAACCGCCCATCCCCGGATCAGCCCGCCGGCCCCACCTGCCCACCTCCCACTGCATCCTCTGGCCCACTCTCTGGTGGGTGGCACGGCTTCCACAATCCAGCACCATTCAACTTCCCCGGCTCCGGCCCCACACTCGCCCCCGTCGGCCGGCTTCCTGGGTTTTCATGCTCCGGTGCAAGGCCTTCTGAAGGACCCCATCCACCTGACCAGTGCCTACAGGCATTTTCCGGGCATGCCTTGCCCCTGTTCACTCTGCCAGCCTTTGCCCACTCCTACTTCAACACTGCACAGCCTTTCCATGAACAAGTAG
- the bsdc1 gene encoding BSD domain-containing protein 1, whose product MAEGEGWWGGWLQQSFQAVKEKSSEALEFIKRDLTEFTHVVQHDTACSIVATASAVKNKLAVEGSSETTEKVKKSLSSFLGVITDTLAPPPDKTIDCDVITLVATPAGTTEVYDSTKARLYSLQADPATYCNEPDGPPEQFDNWLSSFSLEEKKGEISELLVNSPSIRALYTKMVPAAVTHSEFWLRYFYRVFQLDQEEARRVALKQRAEQTAHVESLGWEEEDEDDFLGATTSSRLDFTPPLDDPAMQLPTSSTGPTATTPLSPALSQSGERDATLSISSDSVSLPTQVEVRPEPTTELAEKLTEASLDSMAGKKQEDQRPEKTSCAPEAQGEAVTRPEAPIDRASVRTPASTLKPEVSKEEGPQDLRVFELNSDSGKSTPSNNGKKGSSTDVSEDWEKDFDLDMTEEEVQLALSKVEASGELDEDWENWD is encoded by the exons ATGGCTGAAGG AGAAGGCTGGTGGGGAGGCTGGCTTCAGCAAAGCTTTCAGGCCGTCAAAGAAAAG TCATCCGAGGCCTTGGAATTCATTAAGCGAGACCTAACAGAGTTCACCCATGTCGTGCAACATGATACTGCTTGTTCAATTGTGGCTACAGCTAGTGCTGTCAAAAACAAACTTGCG GTAGAGGGCTCCTCGGAGACCACAGAAAAGGTGAAAAAGAGTCTTTCTAGTTTCTTAGGGGTGATAACAGACACACTTGCCCCACCCCCTGATAAAACCATTGATTGTGATGTGATCACACTAGTGGCAACCCCAGCAGGAACTACAGAAGTGTATGACAGCACCAAG GCACGTCTCTACAGTCTCCAAGCTGATCCCGCTACATACTGCAATGAGCCTGATG GTCCTCCAGAGCAGTTTGACAACTGGCTTTCCAGCTTCAGCTTGGAAGAGAAGAAGGGAGAAATATCAGAGCTTCTGGTCAACAGTCCCTCTATACGAGCCCTATACACCAAAATG GTACCTGCAGCTGTAACCCATTCAGAATTTTGGCTGAGGTACTTCTATAGAGTCTTTCAGTTGGACCAG GAGGAGGCGAGGAGGGTAGCCCTGAAGCAGAGAGCAGAGCAGACTGCCCATGTAGAATCCCTAGGCtgggaagaggaggatgagg ATGACTTCCTGGGTGCCACAACATCTTCTCGACTTGACTTCACACCTCCATTGGATGACCCCGCTATGCAGCTACCCACATCCTCAACAGGTCCCACAGCAACAACCCCGTTGAGCCCTGCTCTGTCTCAGAGTGGAGAGCGTGATGCTACTCTCTCAATCAGCAGTGACAGCGTCAGCTTACCTACGCAGGTGGAAGTGAGACCAGAACCAACTACTGAACTGGCTGAGAAACTGACAGAGGCTAGCCTTGATAGCATGGCAGGCAAGAAACAGGAGGACCAGAGACCTGAGAAGACCTCTTGTGCCCCTGAAGCTCAAGGAGAAGCTGTGACCCGGCCTGAAGCCCCCATTGATAGGGCATCTGTTCGAACTCCTGCATCCACCTTGAAACCTGAAGTGTCAAAGGAAGAGGGACCACAGGACCTGAGAGTGTTCGAGCTCAACTCTGACAGTGGGAAGTCTACTCCCTCAAACAATGGCAAGAAAG GGTCCAGCACAGATGTGAGTGAGGACTGGGAGAAAGACTTTGACCTGGATATGACTGAAGAAGAGGTCCAGCTGGCTCTCTCTAAAGTAGAAGCTTCTGGAGAG ctggatgaagactgggagaactgggactga